From a single Arachis hypogaea cultivar Tifrunner chromosome 3, arahy.Tifrunner.gnm2.J5K5, whole genome shotgun sequence genomic region:
- the LOC112734871 gene encoding uncharacterized protein: MADWGPVFVSLVLFILLTPGLLFQLPGRARCVEFGTFQTSGAAIIIHTLIYFGLICVFLLAIKVHLYMG; this comes from the coding sequence ATGGCTGACTGGGGCCCAGTATTTGTGTCGTTGGTGCTCTTCATTCTCCTAACACCTGGCCTGCTCTTTCAGCTGCCGGGGAGGGCAAGGTGCGTCGAGTTTGGCACCTTCCAGACAAGTGGCGCCGCCATTATCATCCACACACTCATCTACTTCGGTCTCATTTGTGTCTTCTTGCTTGCTATTAAGGTCCACTTGTACATGGGCTAG
- the LOC140183670 gene encoding uncharacterized protein has product MVILFRRQQRDPGECGFWDGLEWIWSLQWRRELFQWELELLNQLHEVMQEAAPPEDITSYSFTSAIWKGFAPPRVELFSWFVLVERVNTKERLCKLGVIDQHDNLCVLCCKSVESAAHLFISCEITWQVWCAWLFALGRIWTMPGTLKQHFESWTNASSRKNERRRWLIGFFAVIWAVWLERNGRVFNNKGSGVMEIINRSFMLSDEWLGGESLGC; this is encoded by the exons ATGGTAATTCTTTTCCGTCGTCAACAAAGAGATCCAG GGGAAtgcgggttttgggatgggttagaatGGATCTGGAGTCTCCAGTGGAGGAGAGAATTATTTCAGTGGGAGCTGGAGCTTCTAAACCAACTCCATGAG gtGATGCAGGAAGCAGCTCCCCCGGAGGATATTACTAGCTATAGCTTTACTAGTGCTATTTGGAAGGGATTCGCTCCGCCAAGGGTTGAGCTATTTTCGTGGTTTGTTTTGGTTGAGAGAGTGAACACTAAAGAGAGACTATGCAAACTAGGTGTCATTGACCAGCATGATAATTTATGTGTTCTATGTTGTAAGTCTGTTGAGTCTGCTGCTCATCTTTTTATTAGCTGTGAGatcacttggcaggtgtggtgtgcatgGCTATTCGCCCTTGGCAGGATATGGACTATGCCGGGTACACTAAAACAACACTTTGAGAGCTGGACGAATGCTTCGTCTAGGAAGAATGAGCGGAGGCGGTGGCTGATTGGGTTCTTTGCTGTTATCTGGGCAGTTTGGCTAGAAAGGAATGGTAGAGTCTTCAACAATAAAGGCTCAGGGGTGATGGAAATAATAAACAGATCCTTTATGCTCTCCGACGAGTGGCTTGGTGGTGAATCtcttggttgttga
- the LOC112734870 gene encoding uncharacterized protein — MSADWGPVVMAVVLFVLLSPGLLFQLPAKGRVVEFGNMQTSGISILIHTIIFFVLITIFLIAIGVHIYSG; from the coding sequence ATGTCTGCAGATTGGGGTCCAGTGGTGATGGCAGTGGTGCTGTTCGTGCTGCTCAGCCCAGGGCTGCTGTTTCAGCTGCCGGCAAAGGGCAGGGTGGTTGAGTTTGGGAACATGCAGACAAGTGGCATCTCTATATTGATTCACACCATCATCTTCTTTGTCCTCATCACCATCTTCCTCATTGCCATTGGTGTCCACATCTATTCCGGATAA
- the LOC112734869 gene encoding uncharacterized protein — MTRREHQDQQSRVLCELSALVFSLLRNPLPGHLALPDGGPASVVPVPPSASPYRRAPEITPAGFASLLLGISVALMLCGSVTFLIGFMLMPWVLGLVMVFYVAGIVSTLSLLGRSLLCFLTPRKDVPEWKLL; from the exons ATGACGAGGAGAGAGCATCAAGATCAACAATCCCGTGTTCTGTGCGAGCTGTCAGCCCTAGTTTTCAGCCTCCTGAGGAACCCGCTGCCAGGGCACCTGGCCCTCCCTGACGGTGGTCCGGCATCGGTGGTGCCTGTGCCGCCCTCTGCATCGCCGTATAGGAGGGCCCCAGAGATAACGCCGGCGGGATTCGCGTCGCTTTTGCTGGGGATATCGGTGGCGCTGATGCTGTGCGGATCGGTGACGTTCTTGATAGGGTTCATGCTGATGCCTTGGGTTCTTGGCTTGGTTATGGTGTTCTACGTTGCCGGCATCGTTTCCACGCTTTCCCTTCTAGGCcgttctcttctttgttttctaaCGCCTCGCAAGGATGTTCCTG AGTGGAAACTTTTGTGA